The Paraflavitalea devenefica genomic interval GTAGGTTCTGTGCCCCAGGCGTCGAACTGGAAAATGCCTTTGGAGGCAGGGGAGCCGGCAAACGTTTCATAAGGGCCTTCTACTTTCGACAGGTCTTTGCTGGCGGTCATCGCTGCAAAATAGATCGTCTCGAAGATCTCCTTATTCAGTTGCTTCGCCTCTTCGCTTTCAAAAGGCAGGCGCATCAGGATGAAGGCATCGGCCAGACCCTGTACACCCAACCCGATGGGACGATGGCGCAGGTTGGAAGTGCGCGCTTCTTCTACCGGGTAATAATTATTGTCAATGATCTTGTTCAGGTTCTTGGTCACTTCATACGTTACCTCGTACAACTTCTCGTGGTCAAACTGGCCATTGTTCACAAAGCGGGGCAATGCCAGGGAGGCGAGGTTACATACCGCTACTTCATTTTCAGAAGTGAACTCCAGGATCTCTGTACACAGGTTGCTGCTCTTGATCGTGCCCAGGTTCTGCTGGTTCGATTTGCGGTTGGCGCTATCCTTGTACAGCAGGTAGGGGGTGCCGGTCTCGATCTGTGCGTCGAGGATGGCAAACCACAGGTCCTGCGCTTTCACCGTTCTGCGGGCGCGGCCTTCCTGCTCATATTGGTGATACAGTTTTTCAAATTCTTCTCCCCAGCATTCATGCAAGCCCGGTGCTTCATGCGGACAGAACAGGCTCCACTGGCCATCGCTTTCCACGCGCTGCATAAACAGGTCGGGGATCCAGAGGGCATAAAACAGGTCCCTGGCGCGCATCTCTTCTTTACCGTGGTTCTTGCGCAGGTCGAGGAACTCAAACACATCGGCATGCCAGGGTTCCAGGTAAATGGCGAAAGCGCCTTTGCGTTTGCCGCCGCCCTGGTCTACATAGCGGGCCGTATCGTTAAATACGCGCAGCATGGGGATGATGCCATTGCTGGTACCATTGGTGCCGCCGATATAGCTGCCGGTAGCGCGGATGCCGTGGATAGAAAGACCGATACCGCCGGCGCTCTGTGATATCTTGGCCGTTTGTTTCAGCGTATCATAAATGCCGTCAATGCTGTCTTCCTTCATCGTGAGCAGGAAGCAACTGCTCATCTGTGGTTTGGGCGTACCGGCGTTGAACAGGGTAGGCGTGGCATGGGTAAACCAGCGCTCCGTCATCAGGTTATACGTCTTGATGGCGCTGTCAATATCTTCCTTGTGAATACCGATGGCCACCCGCATGTACATGTGCTGGGGACGCTCTACCACTTTACCATCTACTTTCAGCAGGTACGATTTCTCCAGTGTTTTAAAACCGAAATAATCAAAGCTGTAATCGCGGTCGTAAATAATCGTGCTGTCCAGCAGCTCGGCATGTTGCTCAATGATTGCCCATACATCATCGGCAATCAGCGGAGCGAGCTTGCCGGCCTTGCTGTCTTTGCATTCATACAGCAGTTTCATCGTGCCGCTGAAGCTCTTCGTGGTATTTTTATGCAGGTTGCTCACGGCTATGCGGCTGGCCAGCAGGGCATAGTCGGGGTGTTTTACGGTCAGGGAGGCCGCTGTTTCCGCAGCCAGGTTGTCCAGCTCGGTCGTGGTCACCCCATCATACAATCCTTCAATTACTTTCTTGGCTACATCAATGGAGTTTACAAACCGCCTGTCGAGCCCATAGCATAGTTTTTCTATGCGGGCAGTGATCTTGTCAAACTTGACAGATTCTTTTTTGCCGTTTCTTTTTATTACAAACATGGGTCAGTAAGTATTTATGATAAGTGATGAATATTCTATTAAAAATCTTCTTCGAGAGAGAAATTCTGCGCTTCCTTGTTACCCGCAATCACCCCACTCTTCTGGTAATCCCCCACGCGCTTCTCAAAGAAGTTGGTCTTTCCTTCGAGGGAGATCATCTCCATGAAATCGAAGGGGTTGGTGCTGTTAAACATCTTGGGATAGCCCAGTTCACTCAGCCAGCGGTCGGCCACAAACTCAATATACTGCTGCATCAGTTTGGCATTCATACCAATCAGGTCTACCGGCAGGGCTTCGGTGATGAACTCTTTTTCGATCTTCACGGCATCGCCAATAATGGCATATACTTCTTCTTGTGTCATTTGCTGACGAAGCATGCTGTACAGCAGGCAGGCAAACTCGCAATGCAGGCCTTCATCGCGGCTGATCAGTTCATTGCTGAACGTAAGGCCGGGCATCAGGCCTCTTTTCTTCAGCCAGAAAATGGAGCAGAAGCTGCCACTGAAGAAAATACCTTCCACGGCGGCAAAGGCTACCAGTCTTTCTGCGAAAGAACCGTTCTCGATCCAGCGCAGGGCCCATTCTGCTTTCTTCTTCACCGCGGGTACGGTGTCGATGGCATGGAACAGGCGGTGCTTTTCCTGCGGATCTTTAATATAAGTGTCTATGAGCAGGGCATACGTTTCGGAATGGATATTCTCCATCATGATCTGGAAGCCGTAGAAGCAGCGTGCTTCGGGCAATTGTACTTCACTCATGAAGTTCACGGCCAGGTTTTCATTCACAATGCCATCGCTGGCGGCAAAAAAGGCCAGCACGTGTGAAATAAAATGACGTTCCCCGTCGTTTAAGCTGGCCCAGTCTTTCATGTCGCCGCTGAGGTCAATCTCTTCCGCTGTCCAGAAACTGGCTTCATGCTTCTTGTACATCTCCCACACACGGGGGTAGTTAATGGGCAGGATCACAAAGCGGTCTTTGTTTTCCTGCAGTAATATTTCATTTTCGTTGCTCATGGTATTCAAAGTATTTAATTGATATCATCTTTCTCTTCCACATTGCCGACTGCCGATTGCCGGTTATACCGACGACAATTCCCCTCCAACAGAAATATATTCTATGGACGGAACCAGTAATCACCCGTTACAAAAGGGAACGACACGTACCTGGCCACAGCGCTGCCCGGAGGGGTAAGGGGAACAGCGTGGAGCCCGTATAGCAGTGCAATTACCTTTGATGCGAAGGTGTGGCACTCAATTGTATGGCAGGTGTCTGACTTTATCCGCCGGAGGCGGAATTCACAGTTGCGCAACAGTCCATGATTTTCACATGGTTCCCTTTTAAATCCGGTCTAAATGCTTGTTTATGAGCCCTATAGACCGGATACCGGTACAATTTTTTGTAAAAGAGCGAATACAAACTTAGCCTTCCCGGCGGGGCAGGCCAAACTAACTTAGTAACAGGGGGTGGATAATTACTGTGGCGTGTTTCAGGTTTCGTGTTCCGGGTTCTTCAGGTGTAGCAAGCTGATGAATTTCAGGATTGCTGGTTGATGGGTTCGGGATTACTACGTGTAACCATTTGATTAATCTCAAATAGCAGGCTGCTAAGTGATAATAAGGCGCTTTAAAAGCGCGGCAGCAACCCGAAACTCCAAACGCTAAACCCGAAACCGATAGGTGAAAACCCTTAACCCAATGTTAAGAATTGAGATAATGGTCATTTATGGAAATTTTACTCCCGATATCTAAAACAAGGTAGTGGAAAAATACACGAAATTTATAGTGAGGCCCCACTGGGAAACCAAGAGGCCCATATGATCATGAGAAAATCTATGCAGTTTCAATAACCCGGGCCGTCTCTTCCTGAACAAACGGGAATGCTACGATAGCTTATGTATAGTTCGCCGGTCCGGGTTATCTGAAATTGCTCACTGGCCCACTTTTTAACCCTTATATACAACTGCTACAAAGGCTACACTGATTAGTTACTAACCGTACCCGTGAACACCCGACTTTGCTTATAAGTATGGTATTGATGTATTGCATGTTGAACAGGCGAACTGTCTGTGCTGTATCCATGTAAAACGCCCTAACATTAAGAAATCGAACCTATCAATGAAAAAAAGTTTCATCGTGGGGATCATATCCCTGCTCCTTATCCTGTTGATGGTATATGCTGCCATGGCCAAGCTCAATGATTACTACAACTTCCGCTTTGGCCTCAGCGAATCGCCCATCATTGCTCCTTTTGCCGGCCTGCTCGTATGGGCGGTACCTGTTACCGAACTGCTTATTGCCGCTATGTTATCGCTGCCTTTCCTGCGCCTGGCCGGCTTGTATGCCTCCTTTGTGTTGATGTTGCTGTTTACCTTGTACATTATTGTGATGCTTTCTTTTTATAAGGACATTCCCTGTTCCTGCGGGGGCATCCTGGAAGAAATGTCGTGGGGAGCGCATATTGTGTTCAACCTGGGCTTTGTATTGCTGAGCGCCTGGGCCATCATGCTGGAGAAAAAGCGCCGACGACGTTTACCGGCTGTGGAAGCGGTGCCGCTGTCACGTTAAGTGCAGGGTGGCTCACCCGTCGAAGAGCTGTCGAAGCGCTTCTTCAGTCGCCAGCCTCTGGCTGGTGACGGCTATTTCAAAGCCTCCGGCTTTGCTATTCTAAAAGGAACCTGTCGAAGCACGCCACAGCCATTCACCATCGCCTATTCTTTTGAATCTATACTGTTAATCATTAAACCAATGTGTCATGCGAAAGAACATTCTTGAGCGCCTGGAACGCATCGACCGCCTTATCCGCATTAAAGGGACCGGAACCCCCGCAGAACTGGCGGCCAGATTAAAAATGTCTGAAAGAAACATCTACCAGTACCTCAACCTCATGAAGGACCTGGGAGCGCCCATCAAATTTGATCCTTTCCGGGAGACTTATTACTACAGTGAAGATGGGCAATTCATCATCTGTTTTCAACGCGCCACCAATGGAGACGGTACTAAAGACGACAAGAAACCTGCTATTAAAAAGTCTGCTTAACCCGTGCATGAATCATAACACAGTACTGCACAATGGGTGCAGTACCGCTATGTAAATTGGAGGGAGAAAGCCAGTGGTAAGTGACCCCACTTACCACTCGGCCTTCCCATGACTATGAATGATCTTTGTTGCAGCCCACATCAAGATCACAATCTAAATATTTTTTCAAGATGAAATACCTCCGCATGTTCGAAGCAGCTTCCGGTCTCTTTCCTAAACGGATCAACGTTACCCTTATTGATGCCGCTAATGGCAACTATCTGGGCAAATACAAAATTCCCGCCGAACTTCTACCTGCTGCTTTCAATCGGCCAATTACGCTGGAAATTGACAATATCAACTGGCGGGTATTGCAGGCTGACCCTGTATTGGCCGATGATTTCCTGTTCTCCAAAAAGCTTTCCTTACAGGTGCAGCAGGCTGCTACCGTTGGTGAGGGGCAGTTGAAATATAGCCTGCCTACTGTTTGCAGTGACTTACCAGCCACCGGAGCCACCAGCTTGTACCACGATTTTACGCTCGAAATAACAGACTCCGATTGGCGGCAGGTAGAGTTTGTGCCGCTCTCACAATCGGAGATAATAGAAGAAGCTGTAAAAACTATCGAAGCTATCCTTAATGGCCAGCTCAATCCATTATTAGGATATGAACTACAATATATAAGGAATAATGGTTTACAGTTGGCTCTTGCCATTTCTTTGGATGAGTTTTGTTCACATATCATCAATCCTATGAAAGGTAATATCTTTTATAATAATGCTGGCTTCGTGCAAAACGGATTTGCAGTACGGAGTAATAGTTATGCTTACTATGGCATCTTGGAAAACGGATTGATTCGAACCTTATGTTTGCAGCAATTCGATTGGGCCGATGATGAGTTTATGTGCGTGCTTTCTACATATGAATTATCTTTGATCGACTGGTGCAATGCCTCCCGCATTAGTGCCGAAGCCGGGGAAACTCCTAAAAGCGAGTTCATTAATATATAATATGACTTTTGTCTTTTTGAACGAGCGAAGCGGAGTAGGAAATCTATTATCGAAGCAAACGTACCCACAACTTACCACTCACAGTTCATCCCTCTTCTACAATAATCACTTATGCCAACACATCTGTAATATTAATATTCCACTGAAAAAATTTGGCAGCATGAGTTGGTAATTTAGTAGAACTAAAGATGAATTCTATGTTTGAGTTGCTTAACCGACTACAACGAATTGATGCTTTTATTCAACTACGCAGCACCGGGAAAAGCTGGTGAATTGACGTGCTAAACCAACTAAATAACTCTCCCCAATAATTACCATGCTAATAGAAAATGACTTCATCCAACAGATATGCATTCATTTGGAGAAGCTGGAAAGCCTCATACGGGAAGAAAACACCGGGAATGCGGTTGAGTTAGCCCAGAAAGCTGGCATTACCAGCTCCCAGGTTCTCTCCTTCATTCATTTTATGAAGGAAGCCTGCGGGGAGCTGATCTGGTACGACAACGAGAGAAATACATATTATTATGTGACCAACTATAGTGAAAGTTAATCCAGGAGGCTAGCGCATTGACGCCTGTGAATTGCCATATTTTCCCTGCAACCTCCCACAATCCGATCCTTTGTAATGGTTAGGCAATGATTTAGTAAACTTTTCCAGTTTCTGTTCAAAAGAGGGGAAAATAACCCCTCTGGTGTAGCAGTAGAACTAAAATTAGTACATAAGGAAAAATTGAATTACCGCAAGCGGTTGTGGATTTTGCGTCCATGATGTCGTGAAACCGTAAAATGCTGTCGTCATCGAGAATACAGTATTGCCTCCTAACAAAACCGATGCATATGTTAAAAGATTCAATTTTACGCATCCAGCAAATAGACAACCTTATCAAAAGGAAAGGAACGGGATCACCGGATGACTTCGCTGCCCGCCTTCATATTTCCCGAAGATGCCTTTATGACTATATCAATAAAATGAAGGACTGGGGAGCACCCATTGAGTACGACCTTTTTAAGCAAACCTACTATTATACTGAAGAAGGCAAGTTTACAATTGCTTTCACGTGCAATTAAGAAACCGCATTCCTATACCAGGTGCGTCGACACTAACCGCTGATGCACACCTTTTATTAAACCTATTCTCATGAAATCAACATCCATTGTTATCACATCAGAAATTTCCATGGAAAATCAGTCCCTTCCTGCAAAGGGAAAAGCAGAGAAAAGGGCAGGTAATCGGGTGGGATATCATTATATAATATTGAAGAGCTTTAAGGAAAGCACCAAAAATGATGTAGTCAAATGCTGGTATATCAAGGGGCTCCTCAATTTTGGTGTTTGTGTAATAAAAGAGGGAAGTTTGGGGGACTCCAAAGACCGGAGCGGCAGAGATATAATTGACCGGTTAAAGTGGCAAAAGCACTTGCATGAAAGCCTGCAAGACAAAGTGCGGATTCCCCGGCTACTTGGCAGCTTTGAAGAAAATGGCAACTATTACCTGGTCATAGAATTTATCGCAGGCAGGCCGCTGCACACCTTATTGGCAGAGAAACGAAAAGCCGAAAGACAGAATGTTTTTGCCAGGCAAGGGGTGGATAAACGCCTGGCGGGCTACCTAGTGCAGGCGGCGGAAATCCTTGAAAAATTACATCGTGTAGGTATTGTTCACCGTGATTTTACCCCCAATAATTTACTGATTACCGGTAGGAGAAAAGTGGCGCTCATTGATATGGAGCTCTCCTATTCCTTGAGGCAGCAATTCCCACAACCTGTTTTTACCCTGGGCACCTACGGTTACATGTCCCCCCAACAGGAGGCCATGCAGGTACCCACTAAGGCCGAGGATATATACGCCTTGGGAGCTATCCTGTTCCTAGCCTGGAGCGGCGTGGCACCAGCAAAGGTCTTGCGGGAGTCTTGGGATTCGGTACAAAAGAAACTGCCCTTTTTCATTGCTGACAAACACATTGCCGAACTGATCGGTCAATGCCTTTCCCCAGAGGTTGCCATAAGGCCCGATGCTGCCACCATTGCCGGAACACTCAGACAATACAAGGCGGATCTGATCAAAGGGACGGCCCGGCCCCTCAACTCGACCATCACGGTTTCGAAGGAGGAAATAATGGTTGCGGCTACATCTGCCCTGCAAGCCATGTGCAGCCCTTTAATGGCAGACCCGGAGAAAGGTTGGTTCGCCGTGGATATGAAGGCTTCCCCAAAAGAAGATAAGTCAAAGCTGCAAAAAGCATGGTATGCTAGTTTTAACCGAGGCGCATCGGGCATTATCTACCTGCTGGCGCGTGCCAAACAGGTCGGCCTGGACACCGGTTCCGCACAACCGCTTATAGAGAAGGGGCTTGATTTTATTGCCACCAAATATATCAATCGCATCGGCCAAGCGACTACTGGGCTGCATTTCGGGGCAGATGGCATTGCAGCCGCCTTGGCAACGGCCATGGATGCAGAGTTGATCGAGTCATCGCCGACTTACCAACGGTGGGTCACGCAGTTGTTGCAAAAAGCTAATCCTGCTATTTCCATCGCCCATGGTGCGGCGGGCCAGGGTATGGCAGTCCTTTTGAGCGGTGGGCATCTGCCGTGGCATACCTACCATGCCCTGCTACAAAAATATGCAGAGGTGCTTATTCAGCGACAGCAAAAAGATGGAAGCTGGATAAACGGGTATTATACCGCCCGCTTTGGACGGAAGAAAGCGAGGGTGACACGGGGATTTTTAAGTGGTATGGCAGGACAGATTGCATTTTTGTTGGAATATGGTCACCTGCTGCAGCATGAACCCAGCATGGAGGCTGCCCGGCAAGGTCTATATTGGCTATTGGGGCAGGCCCGTCCGAAAAAAGGAACGCTGCTATGGCGAAGCTCACAAGGTAAAGCGCTGTCGTATAGTTTTTCGGATGGGATCGCCGGCGTTGCCCTTGCTTTTATCAAAGGGTATGAATATACTCGGGAAGAGACCTTTGGGAAAGCCGCTTCAGCAACACTGCATGCACTCCCAGTTAACCTGACTGATAACGGCCTGTCCCAAGATACTGGGCTGGCCGGATTGGGAGAAGTATACTTGGAAGCATTCCGTGTGCTGAGGGAAAATCATTGGCAACAGCGTGCCGATTGGATCGCCCAAGTAATCATGCAACTGCGCCAAGTGCATCCGCAACATGGCGACTATTGGTTAGTGGAAGGTGAAAGGCAGCCAGTGGCAAATTTTATGGTAGGCAATAGCGGGGTCATCCATTTCTTGTTGCGTTACTGCCAACCGGCGGTATTGGGCTTGCCGTTGTTTCCGACTACATCCCTTCCTTCATCGTAGCTGACGCCTGGATCCCTCCAGACCGATGGCATAGATACGCAAATGCTTGGGCCGGATGATGAGTCCTTCCAGAGATCCTTCCGCCAAGTCGTTATAGGGTAGATTGACCAGATGTTTTAGTAATGGACTTTCTTGGGGAACATTGGGTACATGGGTAACAATCAAATCGATCCCGTACTTTTTGCGGATATCTTTTAATTGCCCTTCACTAACTTCCCCGTTCCAAAATCCGTTATAGGTAAGTGGATTATAATCCCCGGAAAATAAATGATCCCAATCTGGTAGCGTTGCTGGTGGTAACGTCCCGCTGTAAAACTGTCTCGCATATTGGTTAATGGTAGCCAGCGATAGTTCTAGGTTGCCGAACTGCGGTAAGATCCCTCCCTGGATAAGGAGGATTCGTCCTACCTTCTCTACTATATTGCGCGAGTACAACCAATGCCATAAAGTATTATTGCCATCATAGAGGGCATTAACCGCGGCATTTCCACCCATGTTGCCGGCGTAGGAGGGATGATCAAACCGCCAGTGGCCCCCCAGCGCCGAAAAATCCCCAATACCGGGGATATAATGGAGGCGCCCGCCAGCCAGGCGTGCCTGCTGGTCCAGAGAATATAGGAACCACAGATATTCGCTGACCGGGGTACGGCCGGCCATGCGATCGCCGAAAACAACGAGGTGCCCATCCCCAAAAATCCAGCGGTATTTGTTGTTGATCATTTTTACCCTTTTTAGCAAAAGGCGAAAGGCGGCAAAATCACCTGCGTACACCGGTAGCACAAACAATTTTCTGGGCCGAACCGATTGGAAGGGAGTTGCCTGGGACATGGCACCAAGCCGAAGGGCAAATGATTTGGCTGACCCATCGCTTTGCGGAAGCTGTAACTTTAAGGTAATGGCGTTTTCCATCGTCGAAGAATTGTACTGATATAAATGGTAGGAGGAAAAGACGCTCAGCGTCCGAGTCCCCCGAAAAAATGAGCCAAATCGCTTTTAATCGTAGCGGGTGTACAGGATACTTTTCTATATACTTTACTGCCCGTGGCGAAATACACGTTAGGATTGGTAGAGGTGAGGATCCGGGATAACCCAGTCGTATCATAATAGATGCCGGGCGCATACGGCAGCTCGTGCTCCTGCTGCGAAAAATATCCACCGATCGTCCTGAGTCCACCACCCGTAATAATCACATAGTGCCGGCTGTCCAACCTACGCTGATATTTGACGATACTGTCAATTGCTTTCTTCCGGCAAGCAGGGCAACTGGCCGTCACCGGCAAAAACAAAAACTCCAGGGAATCACCGCGCGCGTGGATACCCAGCCGGTGGCCGGTCAGTTGATTAATCACTTTAAACAAACTGTCTTGTACAACTGAATCATGGATGATGCCGTGGGGCTCACTATCGGCGATGGGTTGGGGGGACTCACCTGATCGACAGCTACATATCCAGGCTACCCAAAAGATCATGATCATTGGTACAAATCGCATAACTGGTTATATTTTATGATGCTTGATGGATAGGGACGCCTATGGCACTTTGGCCAGATGAGTGGCGGTCGTATCTTCTTGGTAAGCCAGGCGTAATAAATGGATACTATACTGGTCGCTGGCCCGGGTCCGCACATACATCTGGCCGTCGGCCGTAAAAAATAACGTGGACAGGGAGAAATTTCCCGCCAGGTTGCATTCTCCAATAATCCGTAGTTCCTGGTCGAAAAAGATCAGGCTTTTGTTTTTACTTTTTTTGCCCAGTAAGAAGTCCCGTTCCTGGATTCTTTGCTCGGCTACACGGAGGTAACGCTTTTGGACTGGGTCAAAATAAATGTTTTCATAAGAGTCTCTTTTGTTGAAAGCCGTTTTCATCGCATCTTCCGCTGTCCGCTCCTCCTCTCTGACGGCAGGGATGTCACCTTGCTGAAACTTACTTTTTCCATTGTAGGCCATGTGATAACCAGCAAGATCTGTTTCATATAAGTTGGAATCGGCCGCATAACTGAATACCAACCTGTTTTTATCATTGATGCAATAACTGGTGGCAAAAAAGAAAAAGCCGTATAAGCTATCCTGGTACCTTGCTGGAGGAGCGTAGAGTAGCATGGAATGTTTGGAGGTAAAATCCAACTCGTACAGCGATTTCCACTTCCGGTAGTCTTTTTTCTTTTTGGCGGAAAGTATCGGGGAGGCTTTCAGGTACAGTTTTCCATCATGAAAGAATGGTGGCGCTTCCGGTCGGAAGGAGGCCAGCGCCGGAAATGGATTCGGTT includes:
- a CDS encoding protein kinase domain-containing protein, which translates into the protein MKSTSIVITSEISMENQSLPAKGKAEKRAGNRVGYHYIILKSFKESTKNDVVKCWYIKGLLNFGVCVIKEGSLGDSKDRSGRDIIDRLKWQKHLHESLQDKVRIPRLLGSFEENGNYYLVIEFIAGRPLHTLLAEKRKAERQNVFARQGVDKRLAGYLVQAAEILEKLHRVGIVHRDFTPNNLLITGRRKVALIDMELSYSLRQQFPQPVFTLGTYGYMSPQQEAMQVPTKAEDIYALGAILFLAWSGVAPAKVLRESWDSVQKKLPFFIADKHIAELIGQCLSPEVAIRPDAATIAGTLRQYKADLIKGTARPLNSTITVSKEEIMVAATSALQAMCSPLMADPEKGWFAVDMKASPKEDKSKLQKAWYASFNRGASGIIYLLARAKQVGLDTGSAQPLIEKGLDFIATKYINRIGQATTGLHFGADGIAAALATAMDAELIESSPTYQRWVTQLLQKANPAISIAHGAAGQGMAVLLSGGHLPWHTYHALLQKYAEVLIQRQQKDGSWINGYYTARFGRKKARVTRGFLSGMAGQIAFLLEYGHLLQHEPSMEAARQGLYWLLGQARPKKGTLLWRSSQGKALSYSFSDGIAGVALAFIKGYEYTREETFGKAASATLHALPVNLTDNGLSQDTGLAGLGEVYLEAFRVLRENHWQQRADWIAQVIMQLRQVHPQHGDYWLVEGERQPVANFMVGNSGVIHFLLRYCQPAVLGLPLFPTTSLPSS
- a CDS encoding HTH domain-containing protein, producing MRKNILERLERIDRLIRIKGTGTPAELAARLKMSERNIYQYLNLMKDLGAPIKFDPFRETYYYSEDGQFIICFQRATNGDGTKDDKKPAIKKSA
- a CDS encoding ribonucleoside-diphosphate reductase small subunit, producing the protein MSNENEILLQENKDRFVILPINYPRVWEMYKKHEASFWTAEEIDLSGDMKDWASLNDGERHFISHVLAFFAASDGIVNENLAVNFMSEVQLPEARCFYGFQIMMENIHSETYALLIDTYIKDPQEKHRLFHAIDTVPAVKKKAEWALRWIENGSFAERLVAFAAVEGIFFSGSFCSIFWLKKRGLMPGLTFSNELISRDEGLHCEFACLLYSMLRQQMTQEEVYAIIGDAVKIEKEFITEALPVDLIGMNAKLMQQYIEFVADRWLSELGYPKMFNSTNPFDFMEMISLEGKTNFFEKRVGDYQKSGVIAGNKEAQNFSLEEDF
- a CDS encoding metallophosphoesterase family protein, translated to MENAITLKLQLPQSDGSAKSFALRLGAMSQATPFQSVRPRKLFVLPVYAGDFAAFRLLLKRVKMINNKYRWIFGDGHLVVFGDRMAGRTPVSEYLWFLYSLDQQARLAGGRLHYIPGIGDFSALGGHWRFDHPSYAGNMGGNAAVNALYDGNNTLWHWLYSRNIVEKVGRILLIQGGILPQFGNLELSLATINQYARQFYSGTLPPATLPDWDHLFSGDYNPLTYNGFWNGEVSEGQLKDIRKKYGIDLIVTHVPNVPQESPLLKHLVNLPYNDLAEGSLEGLIIRPKHLRIYAIGLEGSRRQLR
- a CDS encoding ribonucleoside-diphosphate reductase subunit alpha, with amino-acid sequence MFVIKRNGKKESVKFDKITARIEKLCYGLDRRFVNSIDVAKKVIEGLYDGVTTTELDNLAAETAASLTVKHPDYALLASRIAVSNLHKNTTKSFSGTMKLLYECKDSKAGKLAPLIADDVWAIIEQHAELLDSTIIYDRDYSFDYFGFKTLEKSYLLKVDGKVVERPQHMYMRVAIGIHKEDIDSAIKTYNLMTERWFTHATPTLFNAGTPKPQMSSCFLLTMKEDSIDGIYDTLKQTAKISQSAGGIGLSIHGIRATGSYIGGTNGTSNGIIPMLRVFNDTARYVDQGGGKRKGAFAIYLEPWHADVFEFLDLRKNHGKEEMRARDLFYALWIPDLFMQRVESDGQWSLFCPHEAPGLHECWGEEFEKLYHQYEQEGRARRTVKAQDLWFAILDAQIETGTPYLLYKDSANRKSNQQNLGTIKSSNLCTEILEFTSENEVAVCNLASLALPRFVNNGQFDHEKLYEVTYEVTKNLNKIIDNNYYPVEEARTSNLRHRPIGLGVQGLADAFILMRLPFESEEAKQLNKEIFETIYFAAMTASKDLSKVEGPYETFAGSPASKGIFQFDAWGTEPTLRWDWYSLKAEVIKHGIRNSLLVAPMPTASTSQILGNNECFEPYTSNIYVRRVLSGEFVVVNKHLLKDLVELNLWNDEMKNRIISHNGSIQKIDGLPEHIKNIYKTVWEIKQRTLIDMAADRGAYICQSQSLNLFVDAPTTGKLTSMHFYAWKKGLKTGMYYLRTKAASQAVQFTVEKQGGKMTEPLTDNHSLKVVEGADGDVIPVGATCTMEEGCVTCSA
- a CDS encoding HTH domain-containing protein, encoding MLKDSILRIQQIDNLIKRKGTGSPDDFAARLHISRRCLYDYINKMKDWGAPIEYDLFKQTYYYTEEGKFTIAFTCN
- a CDS encoding MauE/DoxX family redox-associated membrane protein; translation: MKKSFIVGIISLLLILLMVYAAMAKLNDYYNFRFGLSESPIIAPFAGLLVWAVPVTELLIAAMLSLPFLRLAGLYASFVLMLLFTLYIIVMLSFYKDIPCSCGGILEEMSWGAHIVFNLGFVLLSAWAIMLEKKRRRRLPAVEAVPLSR
- a CDS encoding DUF4221 family protein encodes the protein MKLCPPSGNPRFFHVATIAFSLWLVGCRQLPTPQYQYQAPTYRHISLVPTADTLHFTLRSDSYNSVRSFNYYMDQGIEYIAFYDKISGAVCIYNFRTGQLTTKIKLKHLLPYRGLSKKTTVYIKNADSIYVINKDMVYRFNRSLVLQDSISFQPNPFPALASFRPEAPPFFHDGKLYLKASPILSAKKKKDYRKWKSLYELDFTSKHSMLLYAPPARYQDSLYGFFFFATSYCINDKNRLVFSYAADSNLYETDLAGYHMAYNGKSKFQQGDIPAVREEERTAEDAMKTAFNKRDSYENIYFDPVQKRYLRVAEQRIQERDFLLGKKSKNKSLIFFDQELRIIGECNLAGNFSLSTLFFTADGQMYVRTRASDQYSIHLLRLAYQEDTTATHLAKVP